GTCATTTGTTCCATGAGAATAGGCTTGCAGGGCTGCTGTTGCAATTTGAATTCTGCGGAAGCGGTTGTTTGTTTTTGAAAGCTGATGATTTTTTCTGAAAATAATTTTAAAAATACTATATATAATATATCCGATCACGAACGCAAGAATTGGAGATAGGATAAGTCCCTGAATAATTTTAATAAATCCAGCCCAGTTCAAGGCATTAAAACCAGAAGCTGCGATTACTGCCCCGGCAATTGAACCGATCAGGGCATGCGATGAGCTGCTTGGAATTCCGTAATACCACGTAATCAGGTTCCATGCAATGGCAGCAAGCAAGGCAGCCAAAATAACAACAGAGCCATTCTGCAGGGTGAACGGATCCACGATATCTTTCGTAATGGTTTTTGCCACACCCGAGAAGGTTAAGGCTCCGACAAAGTTCATCACAGCAGCCAAGATTATGGCATGGCGCGGTTTTAATGCTTTAGTCGAGACAGAAGTTGCAATAGAGTTTGCCGTATCATGAAATCCGTTAATAAAATCAAAAGCCAGGGCACAGATGACAATTAGTATGGTAATAATGAGTGTCATTTCCATAATCAGTTATCCGCCTTACGCGTTTTTCATGATAATGGTTTCAAGTGTGTTTGCAACGCCCTGACAGCTGTCTGCAATCTCTTCAAGCGTTTCAAAGATTTCTTTGTGCTGGATGATTTTAATCGGATTTTCTTTTTCCATTGCAAACAAGTTCTTCACAGATGTACGCAGCAGATTATCACAATTGGATTCTATTTCTTTAATACGGATTGCACGTTCGCGGACAAGATTGAGCTTGCGATCAGATAATAAATCAATTGCATTCGAAATTTCGATGACCGCTTCATTCAGCTGGACAACGAATTTCCTCATATGGTCAGTAGGCTGAGTGACAGAGTACATCTCAAACAGTGCAGCTGCCTGTTCAAAGCCATCAATCACGTCATCGAGAATCATCGCCAGCTGAAGAATGTCTTCACGCTCAATTGGCGTAATGAATGCCTGATTTAATTCTTTGATAATGTTATGAACCAGGGTATCCCCTTTATTTTCATACTCTTTTACCGTTTCAAAGAATTTTTTTAAATCATGAGCGTTGGAAATTTTATATGTGACGAAATATTCGGATGACTCTTTTATGTTATCCGCAATTTCAATCAGCATATCCGAAAACTTGTCCTTCTTCTTTGAGAAAACCATTTCTCTATCCCTCCATGGAGCCAATTATTTTTTATCTATTTATTTTGCATCCTTAGGCATTATATAAAAATTTGTCGAAACCCGAAACAGTTGCACCTCAACATTTACAAACTTGTAATATAAAATATCTAACCACTTTAACATTTGTTGGTTATAATTTTATCTTTTATCCAGTTATTTAGAATCTTTTTCTCACATACAGGAATACAAAATTCCGAAAAAACCCCGCTTCCATCCTGAAGCGGGGTTCAATACTTTTCTATTCTTTTACAGAGCCGGATGTTAAACCGGAAACGATTCTGCGCTGGAATAAGAGAACGAGAATGACAAGCGGAACCGTTACTACAACGGTTGCAGCTGATATCTCTCCCCAGGGTATTGTGAATTGTCCTTGGAACAAAGCGATACCTACTGGAACCGTTTTATACGCTACATCTGTATTAATCGTCAGGGCAAACAGGAACTCATTCCATGCAGCGATAAACACAAGGATGGCCGTTGTGAACAATCCTGGTGCTGCAAGCGGGAAGATGACTCTCCAGAACGTTTGCATAATCGTGGCACCGTCCATTCTTGCTGCTTCTTCAAGTTCGAATGGAATCTTCCTGAAGAACGTGACGAGCAGCCAGATCGATAATGGCAGTGCGATTGTTGTATATGGAATGATTAATCCCAGGTAGGAGTTTGTCAAACCAAGATTTTTCAAAATAATGTAGATCGGAGATATCGTTGCAATCTGCGGAAACATTGTGACGGATAAAACTAAACCGAGAATGACGGTTTTCCCTTTAAACTGCAGCCGTGCAATCGCATAGGCTGCAAAAGAAGCGACAAACACGGTATATAAAGTTGTGCTGATCGATACGATAAAACTGTTCTTTAAGTATGTTAAAAATGGATAATCCACAAAGACCGAAATATAGTTTTTAAAGGTGGGATTGTCCGTTAAGGGAGTAAATGCTTTTTCTCCAAAGAGTTCTGTCGCCGGTTTAATGGATGCAAGCAGGATCCATAAAAACGGAAACATGACGACAAAAACAAAGACTGCTAAAAATACGTAGAATAGGATACCTGGTTTTTTATTCATCTGCTTCTCCCTCCTACTTTCCTGGTCCGTCGTTTAATAAATCTCTTCCGAGGAAACGAATGAAAATCATCGAGATGATGGCGACACATATAAATACAATGACGGACAGGGCGGAACCAGTTCCAAAGTTCTGCTGATTGAACATGTATTTATACGCCAGCAAGGAAATGGTTTCTGTTGAGTTTGCCGGTCCCCCGCCAGTTAATACAAAGATTAAGTCGAACACACGGAAAGCATCAAGTGTTCGAAATAACAAAGCAACAAGCAGGCTTGATTTTAGGAGCGGCAGAGTGATTCTCGTAAACTGCTTCCATTTGCTCGCACCGTCGATGGATGCTGCTTCATATAAAGATCCCGGGATTGTCTGCAGGCCGGCAAGCAATAGCAGTGCCATGTATGGGGTCGTTTTCCATACATCCGTAAAGATAACCGAGAACATAGCTCCCGTATCCGTCGTTAGCAAGTAGGCCATTTTATTAACGATTCCTACCTCTTCAAACATCTTGGCGATGACTCCATTCTGGCCATCATAAAGGAATTTCCACATCAGGGCGGATACTGCGGTCGGGATCGCCCACGGGATAAGGATGGTCGCACGGATGAGTCCTCTTCCAAAGAATGCTTTGTTGATTAAAAGGGCAATGGCCAGTCCAATGACGAGTTCAAACCCTACTGACAAAACGGTGAATACTAGTGTATTGCTTAGAGCTTTCCACATTCTCGCGTCAGTCAGCTGATCAGAGTAATGTTTGAATCCAATGAAGTTCGGCTGGCGTATGACATCTTTCAGTCCGTCTGCAAGCCCAGTAATTTTCTTTTCATCCTTAAGCTCCAGATCCTTTAGTGTTGCTTCTGCTTCTTGCGCCTTGCTGCTGATTTCCAGAGCAAGTTTTTTATCTATCTCCACAACGGCTGTTCCTTCATCTACCTTTTCGAAGTTGAGCAGTTTGTCGTTTACGAGGTCATAGTTTTCTTTTACTTTCGGATTATCCTGGAGCTGTTTATCCAAAGACTCCAAATCTTCTTTAATAGCCGTTAGCTCTGGTTGAGGATTTTCTTTTATTTCGCTATCTATCCCGCTTATGAGGAATGGATAGTTGTCCAAATATCTGGAGAGATCGATTTCATAGCCTAGATGGGTTTCCGATTTAGAGGGATCACTGAGTTTAAGATCAAACATACTGAAATAGAATGATTGCAATACAGGCCAGATAGCAATGGCCAGAATGAGAATCAGAGATGGTGCTATTAGTGAGTAGGCCATGAGCCGTTCGGGATTCTTTTTCTTTTTGCGCTTCGTATCTTTCGGTACATGGGCAGAAGTCGACGTTTTCGTTTCCATTTTCTCACTCCCTTAATTTAAATCAGGCGGCTGCTGAGCCAAAACAAAGCGATGGAGCTTGACGAAGATACTCCCAATAAAACATAAAGCGACTGGCCCTTTGAAAGGGCCAGTGCGCTCTCAAACTAGCAATACACTTATTTGATTTGAGCTTTCATTTCTTTTTCCATTTCCTGAACAGCTTCTTCCACTGTCATGGATCCGGAAATTGCTTTGGAAACGTTAATTTGAATGATTTCAGAGATTTCCTGATAGTTTGCAGCAACCGGACGCGGTACAGCTGCCATTAGACCTTCCTGGAAGTTTTTATCTGCGAAGGTTGGATTCGCTTCAAGAACTTCTTTGTCTTCAAATAATTTGTTGATAGTAGGTGCATGGCCTCCGTGGATCGCATCAATTTTTTGTCCTTCTTCGCCTGCCATAAACTTAAGGAATTCCCATGCTTCTTTCGGATGCTCAGTGTTTTTGTTGATTCCAGCCTGCCAGCCTCCAAGTGTAGCCGCAGAACTTTTATCACCGGCAGGAAGCGGAGCAATCGCAACTTTTCCTGCAACTTTTGATTTTTCTTTATCGTTTGCACTTGCAAACTCATATGGCCAGTTGCGCAGGAAAGCGGTTTGACCTTCAATGAACGCCTGGTCTGATTCAATTTCAGTGAATGTTGTTACGTTCTCAGGGACAAAGCCTGATTTCGCCACTTCCACCATTTTGTTAAGACCTTTGATTGTCTCAGGGCTGTTTACGACAACTTCATTCTTCTCGTTAATGAATTGTCCCCCGTAAGCTGCTACGAATTCAATCGCGTTACAAACAAGTCCTTCATATTGCTTCGCCTGCATGACATATCCGAATTTTGTTCCGCCCTGTCCTTTTTTCGCATTTGCCTGTTTGATTAAGTCATCCCATGTTTTTGGCACTTCATCCTCTTTAACTAAATCGGTGCGATAGAATAACAGACCCGCATCGACGAATTTAGGAAGAGCCCATTGTTTTCCGTTAAATTGGGAAGCTGCAAGTGCTCCTTCGTTGTACTCGCTCAAATCGACTTTATCCTGCTGAATGTAACGGTCAAGAGGAAGTACGTAGTCAGCCTGAGCAAATTCAGCCGGCCATACTACATCCATATCGAATACGTCAATTTCAGTAGAATTCGCATTGAATGCGGTTACATAAGCATCATGCTGAGCGCCTGTATCTGCAGGCATTTCTCGGAACTCGACATCGATGTTCGGGTACTTTTCTTCGAATGCCTTGACCATTTCAGATGTACCCTTCGTTACGTCTTTACCGCGTGCATAAGTCAGAGTTACTTTTTCATCCTTGCTTCCTTCTTTTTCTTTAGAATCTGTGCTTGATGACTGATCAGAAGAACATCCAGCAAGTGCTAAAGAAAGTGATAGAGCTGTGACAGCTGCAAAACGCGTCTTTTTCATTTTCATTATAAATTCCCCTTTGTTTTTATATTTGTAAGCCCTTACAAAATTAAGGATTTAAGTAGATGATCTTTCTATTATTTCTAGTTTCAAAGGCTCTTCCGGCATAGGGGGGGCATCCTCCTCAGGAAGTACAAGATTAAGCATCAGCTTCATAGCCCGTTCGCCAATTTCGTGAGCCGGCTGACGAATGGTGGTCAGCTGAGGAAGAGTCATTTCAGCAATGGGCTGATCATCAAACCCAATAACCGCTAAATCTTCCGGTACGTTTATGCCCAAATGCCTGGCTTCATAGACAATCCCCGCTGCAACCTGATCGCTGCCTGTAAAAATAGCGGTCGGACGTTCAACCATAGCTGCAATCTTTTTCAAAACTTCTTTCCCATCGTGATAATCGGCTGCAATGCGAAAGGCATACTCATCTCTTATCTGAAGTCCGGCTTCCTTCATCGCAAGCCTGTAGCCTGCCTCTCTCGCTTTTGAGATAAAGCTTCGAAAGCTCCCTTGGCAAAAGGCAATCTTTTTATGTCCTTTATCAATCAGGTGCCTTGTTCCTATGTATCCCCCATACACCTGATCAAGGCGGACATTAGGCGTGTTTGATTCATGATCATACTCGTTGCACATGACAACAGGTCCGTATGACATATAATCCCGAACAGTACTCCAGTCGTTCTCGATGGAAGTAAGAATAATGCCGTCTACTTGCTTAGACTTTACTAAATTAAAAAACTGTCTTTCTGTTTTTCTGTCATATCTGGTCTGGCATACGAGCAGCCTGAAACCATTCTCAGTAGCAACTGCATCAATTCCCTCAAGTAAGTATGAAAAGAACGGGTTTGTCAGCATTGGAATAAATACAGCAATGGTATCTGTTTTCTGGCTTCTCAGCGTTTGAGCGGATGAATTTGGATAGTAATTGAGCTTTTTCATTGCTTCTTCTACTAATCTCTTCTTTTCCTCAGAAACGTAAGGATAGTTGTTCATCACCCTTGAAACAGTCGACCGTGATAAACCTGCAAGATTTGCAACATCTGTAATGGTCGCCAAGCAAGCTTCCCCCTTATCCATTCCCCCCTTGTTTATGAAATCGATTTTTGAAATCGTTTTCAAAATGATTTTATATGATAGAGGGAAAAATTACAACAGTAATTTCTTTGATTTTTTTCAAAATTATAATTAATCAAAAACCAGCTTTCGAGGAGAAACCAGTTCAGCTCGATTCCTTCATTTATCTCACATATGTAAAGGCTTTCTAAAACAGTCCCGTCTATGAGGATTTACAATAAAAAACTTGAACCCCCGGGACGCTTTATTAAAGCATTCCGGGGGTTCAATAACGATTATCGTATTGTCGGATTGCAGCGAAAATCAGTCAAAACAATCCACTATCGAGGTGGCTGTTTTGAAAACTGATTTAATGAATAGTCTCATTTCCAGTCATGCTGCACCCGTCTGCTTAACGAGCGCGAATTTCTCCCATTTCCGGCTCCGCCAGCGGAAAAACATAATAACGGCCCGGGTCCATTCATCCGCTGCAATGGCAAGCCAGATTCCCGAAAGCCCCATGTCCAGCTGAAACACTAAAAGATAGCCAAGCGGGACACTCATGCCGACCATTGAAATCATTCCCATCCAAACAGGGAATTGAGCATCTCCCGCTGCCCTCAGTGAATTAATCAAAACGATATTCATTGTTCTTCCCGTCTCAAGCACAGCGCTTAGCAGCAATACGTTTGCTCCGAGCTCAATGACTTCACGGTTATCCGTAAACATTTCCATAAGCGGGTAACGGAGCAAAATGATGACCCCCACCATAAAAAGAGTGACGGCACTTGCCCATTTTACACTTCTCCACACCTGGCCATAGGCTGATTGATTGTGGCCGCCGCCTACATAGCGCCCGACCATGATCGCAGTTCCCATCCCGATGGCAATGGCGAAGAGGAATATGAACATGGATAGATTGGAAGCGTATTGCCTTGCAGCAAGCGAAGCTGAGCCGAGAAAAGTAGCGTAAAAAAGAAAGACAATTTGGCACGCCTGATACATGACCTGTTCAAAAGCAGATGGAATACCGATCTTTAAAATTTTTCCGGCATACTCCTTTGAAAAATTCAAATAATCTTGAAGCTTGATCCGAACCTCCATAATTCGATACAGGAGCCAGAAAAAGACGATTAACGCAGCAAATCGGCTGATAATGGAGGAAATAGCCGCTCCCTGAACGCCAAGCTCCGGAAATCCGAAGTTACCGAAAATGAGCAGATAATTACCTGCAATATGAATGATGTTCATGCCGAGCGAAACAAACATCGCTTCTTTTGTAAACCCATGAACACGGATAATTGCGGCAAGTGAATTAATAATGGCTTGAAGAAAAATTGCACCGCCGACTATATTCAAATAGCCTTGTGCATTGGCTAGAACTTCGCCTGTCAAGTTAAGCGATTGCAGCATCTGACTGCTGAAAAGCAAGAAGCATGCACTGATAACAAGACCAGCGGCCAAGTTCAGCACGACAGCGAGAGCAGATATTTTAGCTGCCTCCTGCATGCGTTTTGATCCGATATATTGTGCAACCACGATGGAAGCCCCGTTACCGATGACCTCAAGAACGAGTATGGCAATATGCAGGAACTGATTGGCTGCTCCGACCCCTGATACCGCATCGTCTGAAATGGCACTCAGCATAAAGGTATCCGCAATCCCCATTAGCATAAATAAAAAGACTTCCAGGAAGATCGGCCATGTGAGGAGAAATAGACTTAACTCTTTTGCCGGCTTCCTTTCGGACATTAATTCAGGTTGTGTTTGAGCCATGCTGCACCTTCTTTTCAATGGCAAATTTGAACAAATAGTATCGTATCACAGTTCCCCTTTAACCGGCACTTCTTTTTTACGAATTTACAATTTTAATACAAAAAGCTATTTTATGATTGAAATTCTTGCCAGGCAGGAAAACAGCGGGGAAATTAGCCGGTAATACGTTTGTATTAAGTCTGGTATTGGGGACATAGGGTCAGAAATCGGCAATCAATATTATCGGGATATCGACGAGATTAGAATATATCGGCGATTTTATCGAGATATCGACGAAAATTCGAATATATCGGCGATTTTATCTGGATATCGACGAAAATTAGATTATATCTCTCAGGCGATTTTTTAAAGATATCGACGAAAATAAAAATATATCGACGATTTTTAATCGATCGACGAATAAACCGACTTACACCAAACAAAAAGCGGAATCCGCATGCAATGGATCCCGCTCCAGCTTCTTATTTTCCTGCAAATACATCCTTCATCAGCTTTTCAATTCCAGCAAACATAGAGGATTCCTTTGTATCTGCTTCTTCCTTGTTCTTCTTATGCTTTTCCTTCACACCATTCAACTGGTTTACTGCTACAGTCCCACTCACTTCATGGCCTGCAAGAACAAGCGGGCGCTTCGTTGGGCTTGTTTCGGCAGGAATGAAATCAAGTCCTTCCGGTGATACATCTCCGGCAATATCATCTTCAAAGCTGCGGGTGTTCAGGTAGTTCGCAAACGTTGCTTTCTTCGGTTTTGAAATATCGTACGTCATAATTCCGCCGATTCGCTCAAGTCCAACGAATGCATAAACCTTGCCGTCGGCTTTGCCAATTTTAACATCCTCCGGCTCAGGACCTTTCTTGACGCTGCGCTTGTCCAATTCAATATCATCGTTAGATCCGTTAAAATTGGCAGGGAATCGTTCAGCCGTAACTTTCTCAAAATCGCTTCCGCTGTCATACACAAGCTCCATTGTGTCAGCTTTCCAGATGGAGAATGAACGGCCGCCTAATGTATAAATCGCATCGTTTCCTCTGTCTGTCAGCACTTCAAGCTTGTCATAAGCCGGATTTTTCTTCATTTCCTCAAGCTTTTCTTTCGCTTCCTTTTTGGACATACCCTTAAACAGCTTGCTGTCCAGGGAGATATCATCCTTCACGTCTTTAAAGTCTTTCACATTCTCGAATTCTTCCCATTCTGTAGCATCGCCTTCATTTCCAGTGATCAAATAGCTTGTCCCGTCAATCTTCACCTGGGAAATGGAATCAGGCATATAAGACCCCAGTACAGGAAGGTTTTTCATATTGATTTTACCGTCTTTCGCTGCATCCAGCTCATTGCCTTTTACGGAATGATCCTTGTACCCAAGGAATTTTACAGAAAGGATTTTCCCTTTCTTCACATCAACCGTTGCAATGGCGTTGTTTTCTTGAAGGGTAACGTATGCTTTGCTGCCGTCATCGGAAAGGGCCATGTATTCAGGCTCCAGATCCGCAGCCGCTCCGCCCTCTTTGTTACGGATGTGGACGTCTTTATCAATGACTTTTTGATTATCGAATTTCATGTGCTTCGTTTTTCCGGTTTTATAATCCACAACTGTTACAGAGCCTTCCGGGTCGGTTCCTTTTTCAAGGCCTGCTCTTGGTTCGCCTTCATCCGCAGTCAAAATGGATGAGCCGTCCTTGCTCATTTTAACCATGTCAGGCTGTACGCCTGCATCAAAGGTTTTCAAGATCTTGCCGCTGTAATCCATGACAACGATTTTGCCCGCTTTGGTATAATCCTTTTCCTGAACAGCCGCCACAACGACTTTTTTCTCTGTATTGACGTCAATACTCGTAATATCTCCATATGCAAATGACTCAGAGTTCACTGCCTTCCCCACATCAATGGATGTTTCTTTAGAAAGCTGCTGCTCCCCATTTGCTTTCAGTCCTTTAAGGCTGACGATGTCGATCGTTTGCGTTTTTCCATTTATTAAGTAAAACTTTTTATTACCGGGATTATATTTAATGATTTCTGCAACTCCGCCCTCTTCACTTGTTGCTCCTGTGCTGTAGCCTGCAATCTTCGAAAGATTGATTTTTTGCTCAAATTTATGCGAACTTTCTGCCCCTGCAGAAAAGGATGGAATCAGCAATGCCCCAGTCATTACAGCTGCTGCTAACGGTTTCGTGAATTTCAACTAAAATTCCTCCTTTAGATTAACCTACTGATGTTCTATGTAAAATAGTGTAAGGAAAAAGTATGGATGTTCCTATACAGACAAGTTAAAGTTATGTAAACGAAAGATGACATTCATAAAAAAAGGATGCCGTGGAAAGGCATCCCAATTGATCAATTTACATATCTCCGGGCACCAGCAAATTCCTCTGCATACCCTTTTGTGTTTATAGGAATCATTTCTACCGTTCTCTCAGAATTAGGGGAATGAATCATCATCCCGTTACCTGCATACATAGATACATGATGCACCCTGCCTTTTCCTTGATCATAAGCGTAAAACAGTAAATCTCCCGGCTGCAAATCCTCTGCTTTCACCGGGGTTCCTGACCGTGCCTGCACGGAAGAATCACGGGGAATCGATATTCCATGCGATTGATGCAGTGTAAACGTAAATCCAGAACAATCAAAGCCAAACCCGCTCATACCAGCCCATAGATAAGGGAGTCCCAGAAACATTTTCCCCGTA
The Metabacillus sp. FJAT-52054 genome window above contains:
- a CDS encoding inorganic phosphate transporter; translated protein: MEMTLIITILIVICALAFDFINGFHDTANSIATSVSTKALKPRHAIILAAVMNFVGALTFSGVAKTITKDIVDPFTLQNGSVVILAALLAAIAWNLITWYYGIPSSSSHALIGSIAGAVIAASGFNALNWAGFIKIIQGLILSPILAFVIGYIIYSIFKIIFRKNHQLSKTNNRFRRIQIATAALQAYSHGTNDAQKAMGIITLALIANGFHTDPSEIPFWVQLSCALVMGLGTSVGGWKIIKTVGGKIMKIRPVNGVAADVTSAAIIFGATLIHLPVSTTHVISSSILGVGSSHRVKGVKWGTAKTMLITWVITLPISALLAGIMYLLLNLIF
- a CDS encoding DUF47 domain-containing protein, with product MVFSKKKDKFSDMLIEIADNIKESSEYFVTYKISNAHDLKKFFETVKEYENKGDTLVHNIIKELNQAFITPIEREDILQLAMILDDVIDGFEQAAALFEMYSVTQPTDHMRKFVVQLNEAVIEISNAIDLLSDRKLNLVRERAIRIKEIESNCDNLLRTSVKNLFAMEKENPIKIIQHKEIFETLEEIADSCQGVANTLETIIMKNA
- a CDS encoding carbohydrate ABC transporter permease, which translates into the protein MNKKPGILFYVFLAVFVFVVMFPFLWILLASIKPATELFGEKAFTPLTDNPTFKNYISVFVDYPFLTYLKNSFIVSISTTLYTVFVASFAAYAIARLQFKGKTVILGLVLSVTMFPQIATISPIYIILKNLGLTNSYLGLIIPYTTIALPLSIWLLVTFFRKIPFELEEAARMDGATIMQTFWRVIFPLAAPGLFTTAILVFIAAWNEFLFALTINTDVAYKTVPVGIALFQGQFTIPWGEISAATVVVTVPLVILVLLFQRRIVSGLTSGSVKE
- a CDS encoding sugar ABC transporter permease, encoding METKTSTSAHVPKDTKRKKKKNPERLMAYSLIAPSLILILAIAIWPVLQSFYFSMFDLKLSDPSKSETHLGYEIDLSRYLDNYPFLISGIDSEIKENPQPELTAIKEDLESLDKQLQDNPKVKENYDLVNDKLLNFEKVDEGTAVVEIDKKLALEISSKAQEAEATLKDLELKDEKKITGLADGLKDVIRQPNFIGFKHYSDQLTDARMWKALSNTLVFTVLSVGFELVIGLAIALLINKAFFGRGLIRATILIPWAIPTAVSALMWKFLYDGQNGVIAKMFEEVGIVNKMAYLLTTDTGAMFSVIFTDVWKTTPYMALLLLAGLQTIPGSLYEAASIDGASKWKQFTRITLPLLKSSLLVALLFRTLDAFRVFDLIFVLTGGGPANSTETISLLAYKYMFNQQNFGTGSALSVIVFICVAIISMIFIRFLGRDLLNDGPGK
- a CDS encoding extracellular solute-binding protein — protein: MKMKKTRFAAVTALSLSLALAGCSSDQSSSTDSKEKEGSKDEKVTLTYARGKDVTKGTSEMVKAFEEKYPNIDVEFREMPADTGAQHDAYVTAFNANSTEIDVFDMDVVWPAEFAQADYVLPLDRYIQQDKVDLSEYNEGALAASQFNGKQWALPKFVDAGLLFYRTDLVKEDEVPKTWDDLIKQANAKKGQGGTKFGYVMQAKQYEGLVCNAIEFVAAYGGQFINEKNEVVVNSPETIKGLNKMVEVAKSGFVPENVTTFTEIESDQAFIEGQTAFLRNWPYEFASANDKEKSKVAGKVAIAPLPAGDKSSAATLGGWQAGINKNTEHPKEAWEFLKFMAGEEGQKIDAIHGGHAPTINKLFEDKEVLEANPTFADKNFQEGLMAAVPRPVAANYQEISEIIQINVSKAISGSMTVEEAVQEMEKEMKAQIK
- a CDS encoding LacI family DNA-binding transcriptional regulator; the encoded protein is MATITDVANLAGLSRSTVSRVMNNYPYVSEEKKRLVEEAMKKLNYYPNSSAQTLRSQKTDTIAVFIPMLTNPFFSYLLEGIDAVATENGFRLLVCQTRYDRKTERQFFNLVKSKQVDGIILTSIENDWSTVRDYMSYGPVVMCNEYDHESNTPNVRLDQVYGGYIGTRHLIDKGHKKIAFCQGSFRSFISKAREAGYRLAMKEAGLQIRDEYAFRIAADYHDGKEVLKKIAAMVERPTAIFTGSDQVAAGIVYEARHLGINVPEDLAVIGFDDQPIAEMTLPQLTTIRQPAHEIGERAMKLMLNLVLPEEDAPPMPEEPLKLEIIERSST
- a CDS encoding MATE family efflux transporter produces the protein MSERKPAKELSLFLLTWPIFLEVFLFMLMGIADTFMLSAISDDAVSGVGAANQFLHIAILVLEVIGNGASIVVAQYIGSKRMQEAAKISALAVVLNLAAGLVISACFLLFSSQMLQSLNLTGEVLANAQGYLNIVGGAIFLQAIINSLAAIIRVHGFTKEAMFVSLGMNIIHIAGNYLLIFGNFGFPELGVQGAAISSIISRFAALIVFFWLLYRIMEVRIKLQDYLNFSKEYAGKILKIGIPSAFEQVMYQACQIVFLFYATFLGSASLAARQYASNLSMFIFLFAIAIGMGTAIMVGRYVGGGHNQSAYGQVWRSVKWASAVTLFMVGVIILLRYPLMEMFTDNREVIELGANVLLLSAVLETGRTMNIVLINSLRAAGDAQFPVWMGMISMVGMSVPLGYLLVFQLDMGLSGIWLAIAADEWTRAVIMFFRWRSRKWEKFALVKQTGAA
- a CDS encoding choice-of-anchor I family protein, producing the protein MKFTKPLAAAVMTGALLIPSFSAGAESSHKFEQKINLSKIAGYSTGATSEEGGVAEIIKYNPGNKKFYLINGKTQTIDIVSLKGLKANGEQQLSKETSIDVGKAVNSESFAYGDITSIDVNTEKKVVVAAVQEKDYTKAGKIVVMDYSGKILKTFDAGVQPDMVKMSKDGSSILTADEGEPRAGLEKGTDPEGSVTVVDYKTGKTKHMKFDNQKVIDKDVHIRNKEGGAAADLEPEYMALSDDGSKAYVTLQENNAIATVDVKKGKILSVKFLGYKDHSVKGNELDAAKDGKINMKNLPVLGSYMPDSISQVKIDGTSYLITGNEGDATEWEEFENVKDFKDVKDDISLDSKLFKGMSKKEAKEKLEEMKKNPAYDKLEVLTDRGNDAIYTLGGRSFSIWKADTMELVYDSGSDFEKVTAERFPANFNGSNDDIELDKRSVKKGPEPEDVKIGKADGKVYAFVGLERIGGIMTYDISKPKKATFANYLNTRSFEDDIAGDVSPEGLDFIPAETSPTKRPLVLAGHEVSGTVAVNQLNGVKEKHKKNKEEADTKESSMFAGIEKLMKDVFAGK